The Miscanthus floridulus cultivar M001 chromosome 7, ASM1932011v1, whole genome shotgun sequence genome includes a region encoding these proteins:
- the LOC136462845 gene encoding protein RGF1 INDUCIBLE TRANSCRIPTION FACTOR 1-like, with product MIMQAMWKPAWLEALNTQKFFVACSFHEHAKKNEKNICCLDCCTSICPHCVAAHRVHRLLQVRRYVYHDVVRLEDLEKLIDCSSVQSYTINSSKVVFLKKRPQNRQFKGSGNICTSCDRSLQEPYFHCSLDCKVEYILRQKKNLSAYLRPCKTLQLGPDFFIPHDADDDTTHSTLVDVDEPMGSSDSENLSAPCTNFARKKRSGPYICARSANSVSDEDMATNMSRRKGVPHRSPLC from the exons ATGATCATG CAGGCAATGTGGAAGCCAGCATGGTTAGAGGCCCTTAACACACAGAAGTTCTTCGTTGCATGCTCTTTCCATGAGCACGCCAAGAAGAACGAGAAGAACATCTGTTGCCTTGACTGCTGCACCAGCATCTGCCCACACTGTGTGGCAGCACACCGTGTACACcggctcctgcaggtgcggcgaTACGTCTACCATGATGTTGTCCGGCTGGAGGACCTGGAGAAGCTTATTGATTGCTCTAGTGTTCAG TCTTATACCATTAACAGCTCTAAGGTTGTTTTCCTGAAGAAGAGACCACAGAATAGGCAATTCAAGGGATCAGGGAATATCTGCACCTCCTGCGACAGGAGCCTTCAAGAACCGTATTTCCACTGCTCTCTGGATTGCAAG GTAGAGTATATACTACGGCAGAAGAAAAATTTGTCAGCATACTTGCGCCCATGCAAGACCTTGCAGCTTGGCCCTGACTTCTTCATTCCTCATGATGCTGATGATGACACAACTCACTCAACCCTTGTTGATGTTGATGAGCCCATGGGATCATCGGACTCTGAGAATTTGAGTGCGCCATGCACAAATTTTGCTCGGAAAAAACGGAGTGGACCATATATTTGTGCACGGTCTGCAAACAGTGTGTCTGATGAAGACATGGCCACAAATATGAGCAGAAGGAAAGGGGTTCCTCATAGATCGCCTTTGTGCTAA